In Daucus carota subsp. sativus chromosome 4, DH1 v3.0, whole genome shotgun sequence, one DNA window encodes the following:
- the LOC108218915 gene encoding protein At-4/1, which produces MAANDEFDLMLSDFNQIYDASTCAIHICFSTFLISLIDFKKSAEEIKLLKANCNAEVKKREALQFSLDSLKSENERLANLYTECLNKMADQVERDCNFKRLQEEVKRLRDECGRKENEHMNTVEILKQEYAARITDMETQIRACLIQKTSNEATIVQLHQDLAMHRKHIEVLVTRLERVHLDVESKYQNENQDLRDCLSIEQEEKNDLNRRLQDTEKELLVSKAKLGEQQHDLSSSRNVETLKQKIMKLRKENEVLKRQLSVLKEN; this is translated from the exons ATGGCGGCAAATGATGAATTTGATTTAATGCTTTCTGATTTCAATCAAATATACGATGCAAGTACTTGTGCTATTCATATTTGTTTCTCAACTTTCTTAATTTCTCTGATT gattttaagaagagtgctgaagagatcAAATTGCTCAAAGCCAATTGTAACGCTGAAGTTAAGAAGCGAGAGGCTCTTCAATTCAGTCTCGATAGCCTCAAATCTG AGAATGAGCGACTGGCCAATCTTTACACTGAATGTCTTAATAAAATGGCAGATCAG GTTGAACGCGACTGCAATTTCAAAAGATTACAAGAGGAAGTAAAAAGATTGCGTGATGAATGTGGCAGGAAAGAAAAT GAACACATGAATACCGTAGAAATTCTTAAACAAGAATATGCAGCCCGGATTACTGATATGGAAACCCAGATCAG GGCATGCCTAATTCAAAAGACATCAAATGAAGCTACTATAGTTCAGCTCCACCAAGATTTAGCTATGCACAGGAAGCATATAGAAGTTCTAGTAACTAGGTTGGAAAGAGTTCACCTGGACGTGGAATCAAAAT ATCAGAATGAGAATCAAGATCTAAGGGATTGTCTATCGAttgaacaagaagaaaaaaatgATTTGAACAGGAGGCTTCAGGATACCGAGAAAGAAT TGCTGGTTAGCAAAGCAAAGTTGGGCGAACAGCAACATGATCTGAGTTCAAGCAGAAATGTTGAAACACTAAAGCAAAAGATTATGAAACTGAGGAAAGAAAATGAGGTCCTTAAAAGACAGCTATCTGTGTTGAAAGAGAACTAA
- the LOC108218914 gene encoding transcription factor bHLH35, with protein MESLDEYQLYWETNSYYHAEELGSLLLDDTLSAYYDSSSPDGGQSSTASKTIVSERNRRKKLNDRLYALRAVVPNITKMDKASIVKDAISYIQELQEQERRIQGEIAQLESMASKKQDLCSEDSKQADQTSSCKKKKKTVHEPQQLCSHDSGGSRSSSSSSPIEVIELRVSYIGEKTIVVSLTCTKTTDTIIKLCQVFETLKLKIISANITSLSDTLLKTVFIEADEKEKNTVKSEIETAVAAHNHPDSPMSC; from the exons ATGGAAAGCTTAGATGAATATCAGCTGTACTGGGAAACCAACAGCTATTATCATGCTGAAGAACTCGGCAG CTTGTTGCTGGATGACACATTATCAGCCTACTACGATTCCAGTTCACCAGACGGAGGCCAGTCTTCAACTGCATCAAAAACAATAGTTTCGGAAAGAAACAGAAGGAAGAAACTAAATGATAGGCTCTATGCTCTCCGAGCTGTTGTCCCTAACATAACCAAG ATGGACAAGGCATCGATTGTGAAAGATGCAATAAGCTATATTCAGGAACTACAAGAACAAGAGAGAAGAATTCAAGGTGAAATAGCACAACTCGAGTCCATGGCTTCCAAGAAACAAGATTTGTGTAGTGAGGACTCGAAACAAGCAGACCAGACATCAtcttgtaagaagaagaagaaaactgTGCATGAGCCACAACAGCTGTGTTCCCATGACTCCGggggttcaagatcatcatcatcatcatccccCATCGAAGTCATTGAG CTGAGGGTGTCGTATATCGGAGAAAAAACAATTGTGGTGAGCCTGACATGCACTAAAACAACGGACACAATAATCAAGCTCTGCCAAGTTTTTGAAACATTGAAGCTTAAGATTATCTCTGCCAACATTACTTCCTTATCTGACACCCTTTTGAAGACAGTTTTTATCGAG GCTGATGAGAAGGagaaaaatacagtgaagtcggaGATCGAAACTGCTGTAGCAGCTCATAATCATCCGGACAGTCCAATGAGCTGCTAA
- the LOC108217314 gene encoding transcription factor bHLH35, producing the protein MESFDEYKLHWETNSNYNAEELIRSLLQDDTLLAPGDSIAPDGGQPSAASRNIVAERNRRQKLNDRLYALRAIVPNITKMDKASTVKDAISYIQELQEQEGRIQGEIAQLESMASEKQDWCKKKRIAHEQQQLSSYVSGGGGSSSSPPIQVIDIKVSYVEAKIIVASLICSKRTDAIIKLCEAFESLKFKIITANITSFSATLSMTVFIEADEMEKDTIKIEIETAIRAVNHPGLQSNELLP; encoded by the exons ATGGAAAGCTTTGATGAATATAAGCTGCACTGGGAAACCAACAGCAACTATAATGCTGAAGAACTAATACGCAG CTTGTTGCAGGATGACACATTATTAGCCCCCGGCGATTCCATTGCACCAGACGGAGGCCAGCCTTCAGCTGCATCAAGAAACATAGTCGCCGAAAGAAACAGAAGGCAGAAACTAAATGATAGGCTCTATGCCCTCCGAGCTATTGTGCCCAACATAACTAAG ATGGACAAGGCATCGACTGTGAAAGATGCAATAAGCTATATTCAAGAACTGCAAGAACAAGAAGGAAGAATTCAGGGTGAAATAGCACAACTTGAGTCAATGGCTTCCGAGAAACAAGATTGGTGTAAGAAGAAAAGAATTGCGCATGAGCAACAACAGCTGTCTTCCTATGTCTCCGGGGGTGGAGGATCATCGTCATCACCACCGATCCAAGTCATTGAT ATAAAAGTGTCGTACGTTGAAGCAAAAATAATCGTGGCGAGCTTGATATGCAGTAAAAGAACGGACGCAATAATCAAGCTTTGCGAAGCTTTTGAATCATTGAAGTTTAAGATTATCACAGCCAACATTACTTCCTTCTCTGCTACCCTTTCAATGACAGTTTTTATCGAG GCAGATGAGATGGAGAAAGATACAATAAAGATAGAGATCGAAACTGCTATAAGAGCTGTCAATCATCCAGGCTTGCAGTCCAATGAGTTGCTACCTTAA